From a region of the Oryza sativa Japonica Group chromosome 6, ASM3414082v1 genome:
- the LOC4340798 gene encoding uncharacterized protein: protein MSSTNKIDTHNRNGSSKEKKSNPSSSSEYQLKNHLLLLATLVATVTYAAGLNLPGGFWQDTQEDHLAGDPILPGNHKEQYIMFYYCNATAFAASLVVCLLLLVLDKENSGCAAALRVVMLFDLLGLMGAYAAGSCRDEFTTIYSSVIMSMVFAYIVPSLFTYAVSKLKKKDKNHGKQNKDSGEPKDTEKQTWYPDEHKREELHEVLMLLATFAVTITYVAGLNPPGGFWGSTQDGHRVSNPVLQDINSRRYKAFFVCNTTAFVASLLIIMLLLDKRVNTEQMSLQFGELYGSIVVVLFGLVGAYAAGSCRDTDDTVYVICLIAAILAYIFLQVAVTQFLKKRIKNDGHTERSISSVKSLIRNEDGSRNTKRNIAMEKARSLVMLLATLAASITYQAGLDPPGGLWPDDRDGHKGGDPILLTTNPARYKVFFYSNSVAFVTSLVAIIMVQSKHVLKNHTLEAAMLLDLFALITAYAAGSCRDVSTSIYVVALAGGVLVYVVIHIIFFTLDNMDNEYHDPDEEDKKREVLLLLAILVATLTYQAGLTPPGGFWSEDDNLGHHHRAGYPILLENYPPQYEAFFYCNATSFMASIALIMLLVNPNLYRPGIKCYALYVCMVAGMFGLMGAYAAGSSRRLRTSIYVLTLVGAVFALVALQVAMFWNKRTSKTGGNMTNSSAQEGGSTDTEASQPAPLIKGMGSTSQATQITDITDAALRNTDKGEGSSEQGGSRINSVTSEPGAHGTGNGASLQEANSEEDKSGSTEKDMREYLMLLGVLAASVTYQAGLKPPGGLWQENGNGHLAGHYILHDINKRRYYAFFYSNSISFMASIVVIALLLPRMLNNLEIPVWPMHTAILLDMLGLLCAYAAGSTMRWETSRNIIALVIPVLVYMAACTALSFFHKEDQKQISASTCQASTNS, encoded by the exons ATGTCTTCCACCAACAAAATAGACACCCACAACCGAAACGGATCGAGCAAAGAGAAGAAATCCAACCCATCTTCAAGTTCAGAGTACCAGCTGAAGAATCACCTTCTGCTGCTGGCCACTCTGGTCGCAACGGTAACATATGCCGCGGGGCTCAACCTGCCAGGGGGGTTCTGGCAGGACACACAAGAAGACCATCTCGCGGGCGACCCAATCCTACCAGGCAACCACAAAGAACAATACATCATGTTCTACTACTGCAACGCCACTGCGTTCGCCGCGTCACTCGTggtctgcctcctcctcctcgtcctggACAAGGAGAACTCAGGCTGCGCAGCTGCCCTGCGAGTAGTCATGCTGTTTGACTTGCTTGGTCTAATGGGGGCCTATGCTGCCGGAAGCTGCAGAGATGAATTCACTACCATCTACTCCTCGGTGATCATGTCGATGGTATTTGCCTATATTGTGCCTTCTTTGTTTACCTATGCAGTGTCCAAGTTgaagaagaaagacaaaaatCATGGGAAGCAAAACAAGGATTCGGGTGAACCAAAGGATACTGAGAAGCAAACCTGGTATCCTGATGAACACAAGCGCGAAGAACTGCATGAGGTCTTGATGCTGCTAGCAACATTTGCAGTTACCATCACCTACGTGGCCGGGCTGAACCCACCAGGTGGCTTCTGGGGCAGCACCCAGGACGGCCACCGGGTGAGCAACCCAGTTCTGCAGGACATCAACTCCAGACGCTATAAAGCGTTCTTCGTCTGCAACACCACAGCGTTTGTCGCATCCCTGCTCATCATCATGTTGCTTCTGGACAAGAGGGTCAACACGGAGCAAATGTCATTGCAGTTTGGTGAACTGTATGGGTCTATTGTTGTGGTTCTCTTCGGCCTCGTTGGAGCCTATGCTGCTGGGAGCTGCAGGGACACCGATGACACTGTATACGTCATCTGTTTGATTGCTGCAATTCTTGCATACATCTTCCTCCAGGTGGCTGTTACACAATTCTTAAAAAAGAGGATCAAGAATGATGGGCATACTGAACGAAGTATATCATCTGTAAAGTCACTGATCCGTAATGAAGATGGTAGCAG GAACACAAAACGCAATATTGCAATGGAAAAGGCTCGCTCCCTTGTCATGTTACTTGCTACTCTTGCTGCAAGCATCACATACCAAGCAGGGCTAGATCCACCGGGTGGTCTCTGGCCAGATGACCGGGATGGGCATAAGGGCGGCGACCCAATACTCCTCACGACAAACCCGGCACGGTACAAGGTGTTCTTCTACAGCAATTCGGTGGCTTTTGTGACATCCTTAGTGGCCATAATAATGGTCCAAAGTAAACATGTACTGAAGAACCACACTCTAGAGGCAGCTATGCTGCTGGATCTGTTCGCCCTCATAACTGCATATGCTGCAGGGAGTTGCCGGGACGTGAGCACATCCATCTATGTTGTTGCTCTGGCAGGTGGTGTCCTCGTCTATGTGGTGATTCACATAATCTTCTTCACACTAGACAACATGGACAATGAATATCATGATCCTGATGAGGAGGATAAGAAGCGTGAAGTTTTGCTGCTCCTTGCAATCTTGGTTGCCACGCTCACTTATCAAGCTGGGCTGACACCCCCAGGTGGCTTCTGGTCAGAGGATGATAATCTTGGGCACCACCACCGAGCAGGCTATCCAATCCTGCTCGAAAACTATCCACCGCAGTACGAGGCATTCTTCTACTGCAACGCGACGAGCTTCATGGCATCTATAGCTCTCATTATGCTCCTTGTGAACCCAAACCTATACAGGCCAGGCATAAAGTGCTATGCGCTTTATGTGTGCATGGTGGCTGGAATGTTCGGCCTCATGGGTGCCTACGCTGCTGGAAGCTCTCGGCGTCTGCGCACCTCCATCTATGTATTGACATTGGTTGGTGCAGTGTTTGCCTTGGTAGCCTTGCAGGTAGCCATGTTCTGGAACAAGAGGACCTCTAAAACAGGAGGCAACATGACGAACTCCTCTGCGCAAGAAGGTGGCAGCACAGACACTGAAGCCTCACAACCAGCACCTCTGATAAAAGGGATGGGATCCACTTCACAAGCAACTCAGATCACAGATATTACAGATGCTGCACTGAGAAACACTGACAAAGGAGAGGGGTCATCTGAACAAGGAGGCAGCAGAATAAATTCTGTCACTTCTGAACCAGGAGCCCATGGCACAGGAAATGGAGCCTCTCTACAAGAAGCCAACAGTGAAGAAGATAAATCTGGATCAACCGAGAAGGACATGCGGGAGTACTTGATGCTGCTAGGGGTCCTGGCTGCAAGTGTTACATATCAAGCTGGCCTAAAACCACCAGGTGGCTTGTGGCAGGAAAATGGCAATGGGCACCTTGCTGGCCACTACATCCTCCACGACATCAACAAGCGCCGGTACTATGCATTCTTCTATAGCAATTCGATTTCCTTCATGGCTTCTATTGTCGTCATCGCCTTGCTGCTTCCAAGGATGCTGAACAACCTAGAAATACCGGTCTGGCCAATGCATACGGCCATTTTGCTGGATATGCTCGGTCTCCTGTGTGCTTACGCTGCAGGCAGCACCATGAGGTGGGAGACATCTAGAAATATCATTGCTTTGGTTATCCCTGTGCTGGTGTACATGGCAGCCTGTACAGCGCTATCATTTTTCCATAAGGAAGATCAAAAACAAATATCTGCATCGACCTGCCAGGCATCCACCAACTCATAG